The genomic segment gactctagaatataggttaccagggactgggttAGGGGTAGGGAATTGAGAGTTAATACTTACTTTGTATGGAATTTCTATTTTGGGTtgattttaaagttttgaaaagGAATGGTGGTAACGGTAACATATCAGTGTAAatgtgtaattaacagcactcagttatatatatatgtatggataaagggggaaattttaggtcatttatatgttactagataaaaattaaagataaaacataggactgtacaacaaagTAAGCCGTAGTGTAAaagatagactatagttaataatacaattataaaaatgttctttcatgaattataacatgtaccacactactgcaaAGGGTTAGGGTGGtactggaaaaaaatacaccctaatgtaaactatgtaatcctatgtaaactatggactattacaattattctttcatcaattgtaacaaaggtatcacactaatgcaaagtattaaaaaTGGGGAGGAGAGAATATATAGGAACactatttttacatgatttttctgtaaacttacaatttctcaaattaaaaaactattttttaaagtaaataaaaagtaagatTTTATAGCTAAGCATTTGGAAGAAGAAAATTACCAGCCCAACATGTATAATAAGATCATTTTATAATCTACTTAGTTTTCAACTGCACTAATTTCATatctaaaatcttttaaaatacgTATTCCCCACTTTCGATCCTTAATAAACACTATTTGTACTCATACTACCTATTGAATTGGATTTCAGTCCTAGTGAAAGTgaacattgtctttttttttttttttttttaagatttatttatttatttaatttccccccctcccctggttgtctgttcttggtgtctatttgctgcgtcttgtttctttctccgcttctgttgtcgtcagcggctcgggaagtgtgggcggcgccattcctgggcaggctgctctttcttttcacgctgggcggctttcctcacgggcgcactccttgcgcgtggggctcccgcacgcgggggacacccttgcgtggcacggcactccttgcgcgcatcagcactgcgcatggccagctccacacgggtcaaggaggcccggggtttgaaccgcggacctcccatatggtagacggacgccctaaccactgggccaaagtccgtttcccaacattgTCTTTTTTGATCCCAGAATGAATAGCTTTCTTCTAACCTGCCTCATTAATAAGCTGTTACTTTAATTTCAAGAAACCTTTCTTTTCCAATAACATTTTGAAATTCTACTCAAAAGCCAGTATATGTCTTTGTCCTCTTATAATTAACCGGGGTCAAATGTATAATTTGCTAatttaaacaataattaaaataagtcTATATTTAGGGTCAGTATTATAACATGATCTTTTGAATGTTTTCAAAACTTTCCACACCTTAAAAGGAAGCCTAATAATTACATAAGCACAAGTTAAGATAGtagaaacttttaaaatgttaaaattggttttGCATATTACAGGGTAAATGGAGAATAATGTTTTTACTATCAGATTCAGTAGGTAACTACTGAATTGTGTCCTATCTACTGTCACTTTATTGCCTTTTTTaacagagagagcagaagagAAGTAATTTGGCATTCAAGAAGAAAAGATCCCAATGATTaaaaatttgattagtggttcaGTATTTGACTTAGAAATAAGATAAAAAGCAGAAAAGTACTAAAAATAGAATGTAACAATCTCCAAAGCCAAAGTGTTCTTTACACACAGTAGAggctcaatatttattttttaaaaagtagttggCTGAGAGCTATTGTATGTCACTAAGTTGGACCTATATTCActtagcatttattttaaaagcccTAATTTATTCCCTTCTTCCATGAACCACCTTACCACATCTAGGGAACAAAGGGATGGTGGGACTGTTGGGAATTTTCTTTTGTGTAAGAAATACAATAGGTGGTCTTAACTTATCACTTTGTTTAATGATATACCCAGCTTTCTTATATAATAATGCTGCTTCTACTGAACTAGTGTGCATCTCTCAAAAGGATCAGAAACAAATGAACCCGTCTTGTGCTCTGCTGCCTTCAGGAAGCCCATGTGGATACTCTAGAACACCATCCTATTTTATATCCTACCTGATttaaaacaaccaaaagaaacgTTCATTCGTTTTCTTTAGTATTGGCTAGTATGTTAAAAGACACACTAATCCATGTCTTTTCAGCTGTATTTTACATACATATAAAATAGTTGGTTGTAGTACTATCCTCATCAGAATCACTAGGGTTGACATTTAAATGAAGACTCCCAGACATGCTGAATCAGATTTTCTAGGGAAAGGGGGCCCAGGGATCTGTATGCTCCTCAGGTGAGCCTTACGCACAACAAAGTTTGAGAATATCTAATCTAAAGACTGGTAGCCCAGAAAACACTTCATCCTTCCCTATAATGTATTCcccagtttttccatttctctttacaATTTACTTGGCATATATAAATGTTATTATCTTAATGTCATTTCACTTATAAATGTAGTACATTCTTTTAACATTTACTATTTCATGCCTTTAATAGTGTCAAAAAGCAAAGTAATCAAGTAACCTACCTCAAGAATATCTCCCTCAGTAGAATGCCCAAATAATAGTTTCTGAGCTTCTACACTCCCTGAAGAATAGATATACACCTTCATTCCAGCCTCTCTCCATTTCTTGACTGCTGGAACTACATCTTCAAAGAACCTAGAGGTAAGACCATCAAGTTACAAATACAGGAACATGTCATGTAGCCAGATGAAAACCAGTCAAAATAGATGCCAAAAGTTCCTCTATTCTTGTCCAGAAATGGTCTTCATGAGAACTCCTGGAAGACTGCAAACTCCTGCAGTTCTAATAAGCTTATTACCAGAGTTGCAGGATCTCAGCAGATTAGAAGCAACAATTTAAGTAGAAAGAATAGTTTTGATAGACACCATAAAAAGTGATCACAGATAAAGGGATGAAATTAAGTGATTTATAAAAATTCCAAGGAACTCAAAGATGAAAACAATAATATTATActataaaataatcttttaagtAATTTATGACCACAAAAGGTTAAATTATGTCTAGTATGCTTTAAGAAAGCACAGAAGTGCTTTTAGAAAGATCTGcatccaaaattttaaaagaaacaaagttgGGGGCTCAAAGCAATAAACCTTTGATTATCTGGAAAACTGACCCACAATTCCTGGTAATTAAGAAAACCTTAAGTTTTactatacagaaaaaaatcatgtaacAAGTCACTGTTAGCTAATCAGCAAACAGTGTCTGGTTCTCTGATTCTTGGCATTTGGcctttatttatgtcttctattCTATAGTGTAAATAACAGCTGAGACAAGTGAAAAGAGAAGCACAAGAAACCTGGGACATGTAACCAGTCATTTTAAAAGTCTAACTAGAAAATATGTTTATGTCTATGAGATCTTCTATTAAATCAGAAGTTTTGAGAGTCAAAAGCCTTAGTGTCAGGATATAAAAATCTGGGTGACTCAAGTttctaaattatataaatttctcTACATGCTTGAATTCTTCCTATCCATTTTAATATCCAAATAAAAGAAATCGaacatgttattttttaaaaggcaacaatatcaaaaaaagaaaaataagttttaagacaaccttgagggaaacagatgtggctcaactgatagagcgtctgcctaccatataggcgATCCAGggttcatacccagggcctcctgacctgtatggtgagctggcccacgcacagtgctgccgtgcgcaaggagtgccatgcaatgcagggtgtcccccacataagggagccccacgcacaaggagcgtaCCCTGCAAAGAGAGAAACCccgcacgaaaaaagcgcagcccgcctaggaatggtgccgcacacaaggagagctgacgcagcaagatgacacagctaaaagagacaccgattcctGGTGTTGCCAAgcatgcaaacagacacagaagaacacacagcaaatggacacaagaaagcagacaacaggggtggcagggggagaaataaataaaataaatctttaaaaaaaaaaaaaagacagccttGAGCCTGCTGCATAGACATCATGAGCAAAGCTCACCTGTCCGAGCTGAAAAAAATTTATGGAAGTTATCATTGAAATTAAATGGTGGCAGACATGTCCAAGGAATATTGAGGGGATATGATCCCTTTATGAATCTTGTGATAGATGAGTGTATGGAGTGGCAATTAGTGGGCAACAGAAGAATACTGGAATGGTGGTATTACGAGGAAATAATATCATCATGTTTAGAAGCCTTGGAAAGAGTAATGATTGTGTTTGGCAGAGAAATCAATTGCTTCTACATGTCCCCTCCTCAAAGGACCTGTTTTACTATGATATAATAATTGGGTCATGTATATTCttcatattaaattttttgtTAAATGAACTTTTGTAATAgtcaaaaaaaaatgtatcaatatTATACAGTCAACAAAATAAGGGCTGAGAGTACACAGATGTATGGCAAAGTATACAAGAAatcatgttaaatttaaaaagtagagggTAATGTGCAATGTTTTCACTCACTTCAAAAACTTTTACATTTATGTTCATAAATGTAGGTTGGGCAGGAAAAAAGAGTGAGAATTGCTGTTGTAGAGCATTCTTACGTTCTGACTAAATGTTCCAGGAATTCCTAAGCAGTGGATGTCAGCACCTAATACAGTGCTTCTCCTCTCACTACCTTGAGTCCTAATTTCCAGTTCAAGTGACAAAGCAGTTCTCTCTTCCTTAGTAAAACTACCAAATGTAGAAATGTTTACAACACACAAATCTAGGCTAAGaacttaattaaattaatttatatagaaGGATCACACTCAAAAGTAAATCAGACCCCAAGCAATTGTCAATCAGCATTACATATAAGTAACattcagttctccctttaagactTACTGCTCTGGTTTTCTGTGGTTAGCATGTATTTGGTAAATTACAGaaagcatatttatttaatatttatatcctGACAGCTGAGATCACCTTGATCCACTTTAATGGGATATACCTACACAAATGTGGATATTGAGATTGTGGTTTTCTACAAAGTTatgcttcttttattcttttttgtaaagTGAAACCAACTTTTATCTTGGGTGAGACTTAGCTTTGTGACCCTGGGACAATTACTTAACCTCACTTTGCCCCAGTTTTACAAATGGGAATGGTTATAGTACCAGGGTCATTAAGAGGCCTAATGAATTAATATATTGTAAGCCCCTACAACTGAGCCTGGCATATATTAAGTACTATATAAATGTTAGgggctatcttttttttttttttttaaataaataccacTTGAGTACTTTTTGTaaagtaatatgctttatttatagGAAGTAATTCTTAATTCTACAATATTATCTGGACTATTCTGAACATGTATTTCTTTACATACACACGCACTACTGAAACTGCTAATAAATGATGCAATGATCTTTATGATTGTTGCCAAAGTTAAAACAAAAgaggggaagtagatgtgacttaAGCCATTgggggctcccatctaccatatcagggggtcctgggtttggttcctgggacttcctggtgaacatgagctggcccatgtggcaaagtgacacaacaagatgacacaacaaaaaagtgacacagaggaaaagacaatgaaagacacaacaagccagagagctgaggtagctcaagcggttgagtgcctctctcccacattggaaggtcccgggatcagttcccagtgcctcctaaaagagaagacaagaagacaagcagacacagaagaacatgtggcaaatggacagagagcagacagcaagcacaaatggcaaggggcaggggaaataaataaatttaaaaaataaaaataaaacaaacaaggcCAAGAAACtttagatttatatatttttaggagagTCTCCTAGAGAATCCCAACCCTATTGATGAAGTATTCCAACATAAAATCCCAACCTTTAGAtcttattttgaattttactGCGTGTACAACTGAATTAGTTTGAACACCTTGGGATCCCTGCTCtcaattaaatttaataaatttcactctcattgAATTATTAAAGAGACATtctgaataagaataaaaaaatacatgtagCCTTCTTTGCACTAATTGAAGGAAAGAGATCAGTAAGTTCAAAACTAGCACATATAATTTAAATTGTGTTTCTTTGCACTTGAGACAGTATTTTTCCACAACGAATTTGCATAGATTGTTATCGCTCAAAGTGGGCTTAGAAGtctaaaataatttattccaaaTCCTTGGTATTACAGGTAAGGAACCAAGACCAAGAGAACTAACTATGGGGACAATCTCCTGACTCTATTCTTTTGAGTATTCTACAGAGTGAGTAACTGATATTCCCAGATCGTTACTGTCCTGAAATTAgaattcattctttaaaaagtaGAAGCTCCTTATAAAGTATATAAAGGAACAACATCTCATTTGACAAAGAGACAAATGGAATATAGGCAACTGAAAACGATCTAGATCTAGGATCTTAGGGCGGCAACCCTGTAATGACAGTGTCTTCTTGAGAATTTCTTAGCAATACAAGACTCAGGAGTCTCCTTAGGTAGGAATGCTATCAGGAACTCCAAACACAGAGGTTCTATGAAAGTTGCTCAAAAGAGCACAGAACAGAGTAGCACTGCTGATGCTCAGAGTAACCCCAAAGTGACAGGGTACCTAATTTCatagcattcctatttctctaacAGAGCAGGAAGCAGGTCCTATGAAGCAGTCCAACAGTGTGGTAACACCCATGCTAAGGATCAATTATGACTTAGTCCAAGGAATTTTCTAGGAAGCTCTTTTAAACAAGGATTAAAAGTCCTTCAAATCATCCCACAAAAACCAGACATGCAGGTCTGGGGAATTTACCTGGGTGGAATGGCTTAACCCAGCTTtgaaaaaactaaatgaaattcaCTTGTTGGAATAAAAAGAATGTCAATTTTATCTAGTGTACAAATGGTGTTGTTTACTGTGGAGAGAGGGAACTAGTGAAAAACACATTTGGATTTGGGAGCTGGTGAAACGTTGAGTCACTTGAGCATCTACCTACTCTGCTTTCATGCGCCCAGCTGTGAATGCTGCCCTCCACATATGGCCCTGCAGCTGCTTCAAAGCTGTGGTCTTTCGGTCCAGAGACATCTGCCAGTACACATTATCAACCACAGCTTGGATCATCTGTTCCAGGTCATCTTCCCCATCCCCAGACGCTGCAGGGATCAGAACAGCTCCATCCAGGTGGGAATCCTCTTCAGCCTTTAAGTCATAAACAACATGAAGTTTACTttttgcatattaaaaaaaaaatcatgtaaaatgaAAAACCAAGCAGACCAATTTTCTTCTTCTTAGCCCTTGCACTGGTACAACTTAAAATATCATATACcttgggcagcagacttggcccagtggttagggtgtccgtctatcacatgggaggtccgcggttcaaaccccaggtctccttgacccatgtggagctggcccatgcgcagtgctgatgtgcgcaaggagtgtccccgtgtaggggagccccatgcgcaaggaatgagccccgtaaggagagccgcccagcgcgaaagaaaagtgcagcctgcccaggaatggtgccgcacacatggagagctgacacaacaagatgatgcaacaaaaagaaacacagatttcagtgctgctgacaacaacagaagtggacaaagaagacgcagcaaatagacacagagaatagacaactggggtgggggagaaaggggagagaaataaataaataaaatcttaaaaaatacatatatcatATACCTTGGGCTGGGATGaataatttctaaaagaaattgaattatAATTCCTAAATTTATATTACCATTCCTAGATTGCTAACGCAGAAATTAAACCTAGAGGCAAAGTGTATAAGAGAAAAAGCATATAATGATATAATGATAAAGTAAGATCTCATTTGCTGACTTACTTAGTATAATCAACTAATCAATACTTCAATTAAATCTGATCATTTTCTCTACACTATAACTGAggagcaaacaaaagaaaaggtcaataaaatcaGTTTATGCCTGGAATGCAATGAAAAGAAGCTAATAAAGTAATATATGGGATTGGTTCAAATTCAGTCTCCTACAATTTCCCACAACTTGCAAATATCCTAAAATCCATGACCTGTGACACTGTAAAAGTCCAATCCCTAAAGACGTGATGGTTTATATACTATATTGGAAGAATACGTATCTATAAACAAGGGTTGAAACACCAAAAAAGGTAAAGGAGGGAAGTGTTTTAGATTAACCGTGAGTTATCCAGAAAAGTCAACAAACCCAAATACCCCATGCCTTAAGGATGTACTTGTATTTCCAATTCTAACTCCTAATAGAAAAGTTTTACAGAGCATTCCAAAATATCTATTATGAAAACTTAACTAGAAAATAACTGTCAATGAGTTAGCTTTGTATACCATGTGAGATCTCTCCCCCTTGAAGCAACTTTCATAAGAATATTAATTGAACCGGAGTTCCACAGCACACAGCatggaaggaaaaaacagacCCAAAACAGGAGGGAGAACAGCAGCAGAACAGAGCATATGAGACCAAGATGAAGATGAAGGTGGGGCTGGAGGTGAATTAGAGTGAAGGGTTCACGACAAGTATGGGTGTGAGGACCTAGAGCACTTGGTAAAGCAGGTGCAGCAGGAGCAGGAGGGGCTCATGCCATGAAGCATGAGGGAGTGGAGAATGAGGAGGTGAGAGGTGCTGTCACTTTGAGACATTAATGAAAAAAGATGAAACTGTATATAACTTTTGGCATTCCATCCAGAAAGTACTTAGTTTTATAAATACAAGATATTCTTCTGCAGTCTAAGTAGCCTCTTGAAAGAGGCAATTCTAGAGATAACTAACTGCTGCAATCTGGCCATTTAATTATAGGCTGTGAATTCCTAAGCAGGAAGTTGCTGTACCTTCCATCCCCTGTGAATCCACGGCACTCATTTTAGAACATGCTCAGAGCATCACAGGCCCAAGTCTCTACCAATCCTTAATTCTAAGATACTTGGGAATGTGGAAGCAATGGAACAGGTTCCAACCTGTTTCCTCAAAAGACTGACGTCCTGCTGGCACTCCTCTTCTTCCCAGTGTGTTTGCAGATACTCTTTGACATTTTCTTTGATGTAAGGAAATAAAATGTCCTGGataagagtgaaagaaaaaacaaaaggattAACCTTAGTCATTTGTATGACATCAAGTTCTTCTACAATCTCACTTTAGCTGGTCATAGTGAACAAATCTATGGCACTCTTGATGAAAATTCCTgttgagacagagatggagaccAAGAAACAAATGAACTAAACCAGGAGTCGGTAAACCACAACCCACAGGCAAATCTGGTCCACTGCCTGTTTTGGTGAACTAAGTTTTATTAAAACACAGCCATGTTCATTTGTGTACCTAGTATCTATGGTTACTTTGGGGCCACAAAGGCAAAATTGAGCAGTTGCAACAGAGATCAgaaaaagcctaaaatatttactatctggccctttacagaaagctTGCACTCCTGAACTAGACTGCAAGACCAAAGATCCTTGAGAGTAGAGACTGAGTGTGTCTTGCTCATGGCCAAACCTCCAGTGTACACTATAGTATAGTACTTAGCACATGTACATAACTCAATTGTCTCCTGAAAGAATGGTGTCCATGAAtgacaaatgtttaaaaaaacaccTAGAACAGATAACCGTGATTCTTTCTCAGTAATCAAAGTACCTACAAGAATGATGTACAAAACAAGTCAATAATAAAcaatccagggaagtggacttggctcaatggatagagtgtcggcctaccacatgggaggtcggcagttcaaacccaggacctccttgacctgtgtggagctggcccatgcacagtgctgatacatgcaaggagtgccatgccacgcaggggtgttccctgtgtccccatgtaggggagccccacttgcaaggagtgtgccccataaggagagccgcccagcgcgaaagcaagtccagcctgcccaggaatggcaatgCACATCTGGAGAGCTGctgcacaagatgatgcaacaaaaagagacacagattcccaggccacgacaagaatagaagcagatacagaagaacacacagcaaatggtggacacagagagcagacaactggggggtgaggggggaaggtgagagaaataaataaaaataaataaataataacctGGAAGTAATAAATTCACTTGAAATATCACTTAACTTGGGTCCAAATGTTTACATTTACTTGCAAGTATAGCATGCACATCTTTTCAAATCAGATGTGGTAGACAAATTTTTTCTAGTACTTATAAAGTGCCAAGACCCTGAGAGCAACTGGATGGAGAAGGATATTGAAAAAGATAAGGTATAGACCCTATCGTCAATGAACTGAAAAATCTAGTGGGGAAGACTGGCAAGTAAACAAAGAATTACCATGCAGTAAAATGATGAGACAAACAGAGTATTAGCTGAATGCTGTGCAAATACAAACAGTAATAGCTCTGCAACAGTCTTAGGAATAACcagtcttaaaaaataaacaaacaaataaaaataaaaagataatatattgTGAGTGTAGACCCCAAGTATACAGCTTAGAGAAGGCCTTACATTTTTAGGGGAACTCAATAATCGAGATGAATTCAAGACATCTGCTTATTTCAatgcattcactcatttatttattcaaatatttactgaatgtccAGTATAGGGCAATCGTGTGAAGAGCCAGAGATATACTTGTGAACAAAAACCATATATACATGGTCCCTAATCTCAAGGAGCCTGAGAGtagacaaacttaaaaaaaattaatatatactaCAAAATAAGAAGTACATAGATAGCACTATTGGGGCATGTTGGGGATTAAATCATGatccccacaaaaggcatattTGGGTCCCAAGCtttgttcctgtgggtgtgaacccatttgtaaataggacctttaaagATGCTattacaggaagcagatgtggctcaagtcactggatgcccacctaccacatgggaggtcccaggtctggttcctggtgcctcctaaggaagatgagcaagatagtgagctggtgcaacgagctgatgcaatgagatgatgcaacaagatgatgcaactgaggagacataatgagagataagcagggaacagatgtggttcaagtgactgggcacctccctcccacatgggaggtcccagtgcctcctaaaaagaagacgaggaGACACAGACAGCGCacaacgaatagacacagagaagaaagagcaaGCACAAATGACAAGTGggggtaaaaaataaataaataaaccttaaaaaaaaaaaaagatgttattagttaaggtgtggccaaactgaatgaggtcaggtcttaatccaatatggctaaaGTCCTCATTAGCAAAGGGaactggaaagagaagagaagccatggggagcagccagaaaccaGTTGTCAACAgaacctagaggagaaagacatcGCCAGGTGCATTGTCTTATGATGGACTAGGCAAGGAACCTCAGGGAATGCCAGCCAGTCAGAAGACATTgaccctgggaagaagcaagccttctagcctctgaaccatgagccaataaaatcctgttattatacccattttatggtatttgttttaatagcttgggaaactaaaacagggcataaatagaaatatttgacCTAGTAAAGTAGGTCAGGAACGGTTTTGCTGGAGAAGTGACAACAAAACTGAGATCAAAGGCATGGTTCTCAAAAGTGTGATCCAGGATCCCTGGGGAATCCCCCAGACCTCTTCAGGGGGCCTGTGagttcaaaactattttcataagaATACTAAGATAtcttgttatttgtctttttcaaacttttattcTTTCAGGAGTATACAATGGAGTTTTCCAGATGCTACATGATGTACATATGTACAGATCACAACAGACAGAAAGCACATAGGAGAATCCATCTGCCAAACACTAAAAAGACtagcaaaatataaaacaatgtcACACTTCTAACCATGTTTTCCAAAacgaaatataaaaatatatcatttatttttgttaacaAAGCAATGAGATTTattgtttaaaatgaattaataaatattttcaagtttctcaactttaatttctaatatggtaaatacTGATAGAGATAACCCATGTAAACAAAAGTTCTTTGGGGCcgcaataatttttaagagtataaaGGGATCCTGAGGGGAAAAAATGTCTGAGAACCACCAAAGGCAAACAGGATTAACTCACAGAAGACAAGAAGAATGTGCCACATGGAGGGAACATTATTTGCAAAGGCTTTAGTGTAGGGTCACCTGATTATGGCTCCAGTAAGTCAGAAGATTAAATGTTTCCATACTACCTCAGGGTGTGCTGAAGGCCCTGCACTAAGCAATCCTATTCCCTTAAAAGTGAGCTTACTACATGTAATTGTAAGAATGGGCTCCAATTAATGATACACTGGTATGCACTATCATCAACCAGTCATTTGTGCTAAATGACTTTTGCACGTGCCTCTTCTCATCTGTGCTAACCAGAACCAGCCTACCACCCAGCTTTTAAAGAGTTCAGATAACAGCACTTTGAAGCCTATGCTCTTTCCTTTCTGccttcttctcttccccctccttGTTGCAAGCTTTTGCACCATTATGTCTTCCTAAGTAATGTTACAGAAGagcaagaaagagctaaaaaagaagagcttggCAGAAAACCTTTATTTCCTGCTAATAGCCCTGAAGAATGATCAGGTAATAAACAGGACTATGTTTTCCTCACATGCATAGTGTTTCCTATAACCAGAATGAGTAAAGGTCTAGTGACAtaatcacaatatttttatattttggaagACCTAAGTCTAAGTTCAACTCCTAAATGAAAAtatacaacataagaaaattattatagctttttaaaaaatggtagggCTGATGTGTTTACCTCCCTTCAAGATACATGCTTCAAATTTCACCGGCCCCAGCAAA from the Dasypus novemcinctus isolate mDasNov1 chromosome 1, mDasNov1.1.hap2, whole genome shotgun sequence genome contains:
- the ENOPH1 gene encoding enolase-phosphatase E1 isoform X1, which produces MVVLSVPAEVTAILLDIEGTTTPIAFVKDILFPYIKENVKEYLQTHWEEEECQQDVSLLRKQAEEDSHLDGAVLIPAASGDGEDDLEQMIQAVVDNVYWQMSLDRKTTALKQLQGHMWRAAFTAGRMKAEFFEDVVPAVKKWREAGMKVYIYSSGSVEAQKLLFGHSTEGDILELVDGHFDTKIGHKVESESYRKIANSIGCSTNNILFLTDVTLEASAAEEADVHVAVVVRPGNAGLTDDEKTYYSLITSFSELYLPSLT